A genomic stretch from Microbacterium luteolum includes:
- a CDS encoding response regulator transcription factor has protein sequence MTSDLPDLRRPDGSPLRILAVDDEQMLTDLLAMALRMEGWEVRTASSGMEALQVAREFEPDALVLDIMMPDLDGMAVLRRLRESGSLVPVLFLTAKDAVGDRVAGLTAGGDDYVTKPFSLEEVIARLRAIIRRTGHATADDGQSILRVADLTLNEDSHEVARDGVEIDLTATEFELLRYLMRNERRVLSKAQILDRVWSYDFGGKSSVVELYISYLRKKIDAGRTPLLHTVRGVGYMIKAPQ, from the coding sequence ATGACCAGCGACCTGCCCGACCTCCGCCGTCCGGACGGCTCCCCTCTCCGCATCCTCGCCGTCGACGACGAGCAGATGCTCACCGACCTGCTCGCGATGGCACTGCGCATGGAGGGGTGGGAGGTGCGCACCGCGTCGTCCGGCATGGAGGCCCTCCAGGTCGCGCGCGAGTTCGAACCCGATGCCCTCGTTCTCGACATCATGATGCCCGACCTCGACGGGATGGCCGTGCTCCGACGCCTCCGTGAGTCCGGAAGCCTGGTGCCGGTGCTCTTCCTCACCGCCAAGGATGCCGTGGGCGACCGGGTCGCCGGCCTGACCGCGGGTGGCGACGACTACGTCACCAAGCCGTTCAGCCTGGAGGAGGTCATCGCGCGCCTGCGGGCGATCATCCGCCGCACCGGTCACGCGACCGCGGACGACGGACAGTCGATCCTGCGCGTCGCCGACCTCACGCTCAACGAGGACAGCCACGAGGTGGCCCGCGACGGCGTCGAGATCGACCTGACGGCCACCGAGTTCGAGCTGCTCCGCTACCTCATGCGCAACGAGCGGCGCGTGCTGTCGAAGGCGCAGATCCTCGATCGCGTGTGGAGCTACGACTTCGGGGGCAAGTCGTCCGTCGTCGAGCTGTACATCTCGTACCTGCGCAAGAAGATCGACGCCGGGCGCACGCCCCTGTTGCACACCGTCCGCGGCGTGGGCTACATGATCAAGGCCCCGCAGTGA
- a CDS encoding acetylxylan esterase: MNHDHPEELTEYALSALLTPLAPPVDPPDFDEFWRATFDDFGSGAVCWEVVDEGEPTETHRVLEIRFRSSADEQAAAYVMVPRSEERIRRGLVVGHGYGGRTAPDADRVPADTAAILPCAPGTHAGTPSRFPADPSAHVLAGIAQRDTYSHRFAAADIWRAATVLLDMVPAAGAALDFSGGSFGGGIGAMALPWDRRFRRAVLDVPSFGNHAVRLTRRCTGSGEAVRQHLPQHPEARAVLDYYDAAIAARRLRIPVHVSAAVLDPAVDPRGQFAVYHALTGPKRLSVRANGHLDGPSGAKSDALALQDGIDFLALPDDRLA, encoded by the coding sequence GTGAACCACGACCACCCCGAGGAGCTGACGGAGTACGCCCTGAGCGCGCTCCTGACGCCCCTCGCTCCCCCCGTCGATCCGCCGGACTTCGATGAGTTCTGGCGGGCGACGTTCGACGACTTCGGATCGGGCGCGGTCTGCTGGGAGGTCGTCGACGAGGGCGAGCCCACCGAGACGCACCGGGTCCTGGAGATCCGCTTCCGATCGTCGGCCGACGAGCAGGCCGCCGCATACGTGATGGTGCCGCGCAGCGAGGAGCGGATCCGGCGCGGTCTCGTGGTCGGACACGGCTACGGAGGGCGCACTGCCCCGGATGCCGACCGCGTGCCCGCGGACACGGCCGCGATCCTCCCCTGCGCTCCCGGTACGCACGCCGGAACCCCGAGCCGCTTTCCCGCTGACCCGTCCGCGCACGTGCTGGCGGGCATCGCGCAGCGAGACACCTACTCGCATCGGTTCGCCGCGGCCGACATCTGGCGCGCGGCGACCGTGCTGCTCGACATGGTTCCCGCGGCGGGTGCAGCCCTCGACTTCAGCGGCGGCAGCTTCGGCGGCGGGATCGGCGCGATGGCCCTCCCCTGGGATCGGCGTTTCCGCCGAGCGGTGCTCGACGTGCCGAGCTTCGGCAACCACGCCGTCCGTCTCACGCGGCGGTGCACGGGCAGCGGCGAGGCGGTGCGTCAGCACCTGCCGCAGCACCCCGAGGCGCGGGCTGTCCTCGACTACTACGACGCGGCGATCGCGGCACGGCGACTCCGGATCCCCGTGCACGTCAGCGCGGCGGTGCTCGACCCCGCGGTCGACCCGCGAGGCCAGTTCGCGGTCTATCACGCGCTCACCGGGCCGAAGCGCCTGAGCGTCAGGGCCAACGGCCACCTCGATGGACCGAGCGGGGCGAAGTCGGATGCTCTCGCGCTGCAGGACGGCATCGACTTCCTCGCGCTCCCCGACGACCGTCTGGCATGA